The stretch of DNA GAAAGCGCAGTGGTTCCTGCGCCTTCCGCCCGGTAAATCATCGTAAATTCCTGCTTATCGTGTTCAACACGCGCAATGCTGATTGGGCGGCGAAGAAGGGGCATCATTTCTTCGCTCGCTTTTAAATGGACAAATTTGCCCGGCTGGTCGATTTGATCAACCAGCGCCCCTTTTAATATCATTTCAAAAATATTTTTAGCGATTTCCGATTGGGAAACAACCGTCATCAGCTCTTTTTGAATCATGAATGGACCGCCTCCAATGCCGGTTTTGGCATTGCTTCTGCATTAAAGATCATTGATTCAAGCACTTCTAAAATTGCGGTTGCTGTATCAAGTGACGTTAAGCATGGAATACCGTTTTCTACTGATTCACGGCGGATACGGAAGCCGTCACGCGCCGGCTGCTTGCCTTTTGTAAGAGTATTGATAATAAACTGCGCTTCGCCTCCGCGAATCACATCCAGCATATCTGGACCTTTCGCGCCGATTTTGGCCACGGTTTGTACTGGTACGCCTGTTTCGCTGATCATCTTAGCTGTGCCATGTGTAGCCAGCAGCTGGAATCCGATATTGTGGAAGCGTTTTGCGATTACCAGCGCTTCTTCTTTATCTTTATCAGCAACTGTCAGGAGAACAGCTCCTTTAGTTGGAATCTTCATACCGGATGCCACAAGCCCTTTGTAAAGTGCTTTTTCAACCGTTGCATCTTTCCCCATTACTTCACCTGTTGATTTCATTTCAGGGCCAAGCGTTGTATCTACACGGCGAAGTTTTGCGAATGAGAACACTGGAACTTTTACGTAAACACCTGATTTTTCTGGAACAAGGCCTGATTCGTAGCCCATGTCTTTTAATGACTGTCCCATGATCGCTTTTGTTGCAAGGTTCGCCATCGGTACATTCGTAATTTTGCTCAAGAATGGTACCGTCCGGCTTGAACGAGGGTTTACCTCGATTACAAACACTTCACCTTTTGAAATAACATATTGAATGTTGAGCAGGCCGATAATGTTTAAGCCTTTGGCAAGCTTTGTTGTATACTCGATAATTTTTGCTTTTTGGTCATCTGTCAGCTTTTGTGGCGGATATACGGCAATCGAGTCACCAGAATGGACACCTGCACGCTCGATGTGCTCCATAATTCCTGGAATGACTACATCTGTGCCGTCAGAGATCGCATCTACTTCAATTTCTTTACCCGTTAGGTAACGGTCAATCAAAACTGGATGCTCTGGGTTGACTTTTACAGCATTTTGCATGTATTGAAGCAATTCTGCTTCTTTATAAACAATTTCCATTGCACGGCCGCCGAGCACGTATGACGGACGAACAAGAACTGGGTAACCGATACTGTTGGCAATCTCAACGGCTGCATCTACTGAGAAAGCTGTTCTGCCAAGCGGCTGCGGAACATCAAGCTCCTGCAGAGCCTGCTCGAACTTATCACGGTTTTCTGCGCGGTCTACATCTTCAAGGCTTGTGCCGAGAATTTTTACGCCGTGTTCTACTAGCTGGCCGGCTAAGTTAATCGCCGTTTGGCCGCCGAACTGTACAACAACGCCTTCTGGTTTTTCCAGATCGATAATGTGCATGACATCTTCGATTGTTAACGGCTCGAAGTAAAGCTTGTCAGAGATACTAAAGTCTGTTGAAACCGTCTCAGGGTTGTTGTTAATAATAATCGCTTCATAACCTGCTTCTTTCAGCGCCCATACAGAGTGTACCGTTGCGTAGTCAAACTCAACACCCTGTCCGATACGGATTGGACCAGAGCCAAGTACGACAACGGACTTGCGGTCTGTCACAATCGATTCGTTTTCTTCTTCATATGTGCCATAGTAGTATGGTGTTTCTGATTCAAATTCTGCCGCACATGTATCAACGGTTTTGAAAACAGGGACAATGCCGTTTTCTTTACGCCAGTCGTACACTTCTTTTTCAGAAACGCCCCATGCTTTTGCAATG from Domibacillus sp. DTU_2020_1001157_1_SI_ALB_TIR_016 encodes:
- the carB gene encoding carbamoyl-phosphate synthase large subunit, with the translated sequence MPKRTDIQSILVIGSGPIVIGQAAEFDYAGTQACLALKEEGYRVILVNSNPATIMTDTEIADAVYIEPITLEFVRRIIQKERPDAILPTLGGQTGLNMAVELSNAGVLDEYNVKVLGTKLSAIEQAEDRDLFRSLMNELNEPVPQSEIIHTLDEAYAFVEQIGYPVIVRPAYTLGGTGGGICENEEELVETVTNGLKQSPVTQCLLEKSIAGFKEIEYEVMRDSNDNAIVVCNMENIDPVGVHTGDSIVVAPSQTLTDREYQMLRNTSLSIIRALGIEGGCNVQLALDPHSFQYYIIEVNPRVSRSSALASKATGYPIAKLAAKIAVGLTLDEMMNPVTGKTYACFEPALDYVVSKIPRWPFDKFENANRTLGTQMKATGEVMAIGRTFEESMLKAVRSLESGVYHLSLDELADKDDAFLEKRIRKAGDERLFYLGEALRRGITIQTIHEWSQIDLFFLKKFENIVKYEKEVENNPFNHEVVKRAKQLGFADKTIAKAWGVSEKEVYDWRKENGIVPVFKTVDTCAAEFESETPYYYGTYEEENESIVTDRKSVVVLGSGPIRIGQGVEFDYATVHSVWALKEAGYEAIIINNNPETVSTDFSISDKLYFEPLTIEDVMHIIDLEKPEGVVVQFGGQTAINLAGQLVEHGVKILGTSLEDVDRAENRDKFEQALQELDVPQPLGRTAFSVDAAVEIANSIGYPVLVRPSYVLGGRAMEIVYKEAELLQYMQNAVKVNPEHPVLIDRYLTGKEIEVDAISDGTDVVIPGIMEHIERAGVHSGDSIAVYPPQKLTDDQKAKIIEYTTKLAKGLNIIGLLNIQYVISKGEVFVIEVNPRSSRTVPFLSKITNVPMANLATKAIMGQSLKDMGYESGLVPEKSGVYVKVPVFSFAKLRRVDTTLGPEMKSTGEVMGKDATVEKALYKGLVASGMKIPTKGAVLLTVADKDKEEALVIAKRFHNIGFQLLATHGTAKMISETGVPVQTVAKIGAKGPDMLDVIRGGEAQFIINTLTKGKQPARDGFRIRRESVENGIPCLTSLDTATAILEVLESMIFNAEAMPKPALEAVHS